One part of the Phragmites australis chromosome 3, lpPhrAust1.1, whole genome shotgun sequence genome encodes these proteins:
- the LOC133910448 gene encoding putative MO25-like protein At5g47540 has translation MTWCLWPCATAVVARPKRSRDPLEVVRHVRELLAYVANNREGCGGGKRERKMADLSKSIKEMKCILYGDGEADPVEEACMQLTKEFFKEKTDTFRLLIVCLPYLDLETQKDVTQVIANLQRQKVGSRLVASVYLEANLDLLDILMSGYDNLDIAIHYSTLIRDCIRHQVVARYVLGSPHVRKFFDYIQFPDFNIQSDAFKTFKELVTRHKSTAAEFFSKNYDWFFAEFNSKLISSSNYIIRRQSIQLLGDILLERSNTAVMARYVISKEHLMVLMNLLRDQSKVIQVEAFHVFKLFAANQNKPPEIVSILRTNRSKLLRFLGDFTLDKEDAKFETDKAKVISEILALAMQ, from the exons ATGACATGGTGCCTGTGGCCGTGCGCGACCGCGGTGGTGGCCCGGCCGAAGCGTAGTAGGGATCCCCTGGAGGTGGTGCGGCACGTGCGGGAGCTCCTCGCCTACGTCGCCAACAACCGGgaaggctgcggcggcggcaagcgTGAGCGGAAG ATGGCAGACCTAAGCAAAAGTATCAAGGAGATGAAATGCATTCTCTATGGTGATGGTGAGGCAGATCCTGTTGAAGAAGCCTGCATGCAATTGACCAAGGAGTTCTTTAAGGAGAAAACCGACACTTTTCGTCTACTAATTGTTTGCCTTCCATACTTGGACTTGGAA ACACAAAAAGATGTTACTCAAGTTATTGCAAATTTGCAAAGGCAAAAAGTTGGTTCAAGGTTGGTTGCCTCCGTTTACTTGGAAGCTAACCTAGATCTTCTGGATATTTTGATGTCTGG GTACGATAACCTGGACATTGCGATACATTATAGTACTCTAATAAGAGACTGCATACGCCACCAAGTTGTTGCAAG GTACGTTTTAGGCTCTCCGCATGTTAGGAAATTCTTTGATTACATACAATTTCCGGACTTCAACATACAATCAGATGCCTTCAAGACTTTTAAG GAGCTTGTGACACGGCATAAATCAACTGCTGCTGAATTCTTTTCCAAGAATTATGATTGG TTCTTTGCGGAATTCAACTCGAAATTGATATCATCTTCCAACTATATCATCCGAAGGCAATCCATTCAG CTCTTGGGAGACATTCTTCTGGAAAGGTCAAACACAGCAGTGATGGCGCGCTATGTTATTTCAAAGGAGCACCTCATGGTTCTAATGAACCTTCTAAGG GATCAAAGCAAGGTTATTCAAGTAGAGGCTTTCCATGTCTTCAAG CTGTTTGCCGCCAATCAGAACAAGCCTCCTGAGATCGTGAGTATACTGCGCACCAACAGAAGCAAGCTGCTGAGGTTCTTGGGAGACTTCACTCTAGACAAAG AGGATGCGAAGTTCGAGACCGACAAGGCCAAGGTCATCTCTGAGATTCTAGCGCTGGCGATGCAGTAG
- the LOC133910446 gene encoding uncharacterized protein LOC133910446, which yields MREYYCYKFQMRRGMFNTILHGKRLFQQFAVDTYIKLKTSRLNYILHNQSRIRADLYQGLVDSVSAGENQASAMGKRWVLPASFIGGPRDMRRQYMDAMALVQKYGKPDIFLTMTCNPNWEEILRELEPGQTPQDRPDLVVRVFRAKLDDLKFQLFHNHILGVVAAHVHVTEFQKRGLPHNQNRTCKSYYPRQFTDTTLQGKDSYPIYKRRDDGQKVHVRGHVLDNRWVVPYNPKLLRRYDCHINAEVCSSIKTVKYLYKYIYKGHDRAYVSTNDANGNNEINEIDDYREARWVAPQEALWRIFAFDLSGIFPPVLQLQLHLPGMHLVSYRDNADAR from the exons ATGCGCGAATATTATTGCTACAAGTTCCAGATGCGCCGTGGAATGTTCAACACCATCTTGCATGGGAAGCGCCTATTCCAGCAATTTGCAGTTGATACCTATATAAAGCTTAAAACATCGCGTCTGAACTATATTCTGCACAACCAATCAAGAATACGTGCAGATCTTTACCAGGGCTTAGTGGATAGTGTATCTGCAGGGGAGAATCAAGCGAGTGCAATGGGCAAAAGATGGGTCCTTCCAGCGTCATTTATTGGTGGCCCGAGGGATATGAGACGACAATACATGGATGCTATGGCCTTGGTGCAGAAGTACGGTAAACCAGACATCTTCCTCACCATGACTTGCAACCCTAACTGGGAAGAAATACTTAGGGAGCTTGAACCTGGCCAGACACCACAAGACCGTCCTGATCTTGTTGTGCGAGTATTTAGAGCTAAATTAGATGATCTCAAGTTTCAGCTCTTCCATAATCACATCCTTGGAGTTGTTGCGGCGCATGTCCATGTCACCGAGTTCCAGAAAAGGGGTCTACCGCAT AATCAAAATCGCACATGCAAGAGCTATTATCCACGCCAGTTTACTGATACAACTCTCCAAGGCAAGGACTCTTACCCCATCTACAAAAGACGGGATGATGGGCAAAAGGTACATGTAAGAGGGCATGTCTTGGACAACAGATGGGTTGTACCATATAATCCTAAGCTACTAAGGAGGTATGACTGCCACATCAACGCCGAGGTTTGTTCAAGCATTAAGACTGTCAAGTACCTTTACAAATACATCTACAAGGGTCATGACAGGGCATATGTTTCTACCAATGATGCCAATGGCAATAATGAGATTAATGAGATCGATGATTACAGGGAAGCTAGATGGGTAGCCCCACAGGAGGCATTGTGGAGAATCTTTGCCTTCGATCTTAGTGGGATCTTCCCCCCAGTGCTCCAGCTGCAACTTCATCTCCCTGGCATGCATCTCGTGTCCTACAGGGATAACGCGGATGCACGTTAG
- the LOC133910447 gene encoding ATP-dependent DNA helicase PIF1-like: MGKDISSFPLPEIEVEHDTMYGEVREIFKERSIEVDHEFASAVSSLNREQRYTYDKILFYVDSGNGTAFFVDGPGGTGKTFLYKALLAKVRSEGKIAVATATSGVAASILPGGRTAHSRFKISLGIQEGGVCNFTKQSETAKLLRMASLILWDEVSMTKRQAIEALDKSLRDIMEKPDLPFGGKTIVFGGDFRQVLPVVRKGTRAQIINATLLKSYLWENMQKLRLVRNMRAQSDPWFSKYLLRIGNGTEETVKDDYVKIPDEICVPYTSAESNIDNLIDRVFPMLATHISNSDYITSRAILSTRNENVDDINMRLIERFPGDEMVYHSYDLAIDDPNNYYPPEFLNSLTPNGLPPHILKLKVNCPVILLRNLDPANGLCNGTRLIVQAFQRNTVDAKIVLGQHAGKKSIPTKDTFVPI; encoded by the coding sequence ATGGGTAAAGACATATCATCATTCCCTCTTCCTGAGATCGAAGTGGAGCATGACACCATGTATGGAGAGGTAAGGGAAATATTTAAAGAGAGATCTATAGAGGTAGACCATGAATTTGCCTCGGCCGTGTCATCTCTCAATCGTGAACAACGGTATACTTATGACAAAATATTATTCTATGTTGACAGCGGTAATGGAACTGCATTCTTTGTTGATGGTCCTGGAGGGACCGGAAAGACATTCCTATACAAAGCTTTGCTAGCGAAGGTCCGTAGTGAGGGAAAAATAGCTGTTGCTACTGCAACATCTGGTGTTGCTGCCTCAATCCTGCCTGGAGGCAGGACTGCACACTCAAGATTTAAGATATCACTGGGCATACAAGAAGGAGGAGTGTGTAACTTTACAAAGCAGAGTGAGACTGCGAAACTTCTTCGAATGGCTTCACTTATATTATGGGATGAGGTCTCTATGACAAAAAGGCAAGCAATTGAGGCACTTGATAAAAGCCTGAGAGACATCATGGAAAAGCCTGATCTACCATTTGGAGGAAAAACGATTGTTTTTGGAGGCGACTTCAGGCAGGTCCTTCCAGTTGTGCGAAAGGGTACAAgagcacaaataataaatgcaaCATTACTCAAATCTTACCTATGGGAAAACATGCAAAAGCTGAGGCTTGTTCGTAATATGAGGGCTCAATCAGATCCATGGTTCTCTAAATACCTACTACGTATCGGGAATGGCACTGAAGAAACTGTGAAAGATGACTATGTAAAGATACCCGACGAGATATGTGTGCCTTACACTAGTGCAGAATCTAACATTGATAATCTTATTGATAGAGTGTTTCCTATGTTAGCAACACACATATCCAATTCAGACTACATCACATCTCGCGCTATTTTGTCAACAAGGAATGAGAACGTCGATGACATAAACATGAGACTTATCGAACGATTTCCTGGTGATGAGATGGTCTATCACAGCTATGATCTTGCAATTGATGATCCAAACAACTACTACCCTCCCGAATTCTTGAATTCTCTAACCCCAAATGGATTACCACCGCACATTCTCAAGCTAAAGGTCAATTGCCCTGTGATTTTGCTCAGAAATCTAGATCCAGCTAATGGTTTGTGTAATGGGACAAGGTTGATAGTCCAAGCATTTCAAAGGAACACTGTCGATGCAAAAATTGTGCTAGGTCAACATGCTGGAAAAAAGAGTATTCCTACCAAGGATACCTTTGTGCCCATCTGA
- the LOC133911702 gene encoding uncharacterized protein LOC133911702, producing the protein MEDIALLVSEESEKRMRRGAPGADDGGSEAAESSSGRRNFGAVAKVWGSWVESASAAASGVRVNVAVQLRELEPKTGLGLAAFDGFFSA; encoded by the coding sequence ATGGAGGACATAGCGTTGCTCGTGTCCGAGGAGTCCGAGAAGAGGATGAGGCGAGGAGCCCCCGGCGCCGATGACGGAGGCAGCGAGGCGGCCGAGAGCAGCAGCGGCAGGAGGAACTTCGGCGCCGTGGCGAAGGTGTGGGGGTCGTGGGTGGagtccgcctccgccgcggcgtCCGGGGTGAGGGTCAACGTCGCGGTGCAGCTCAGGGAGCTGGAGCCCAAGACCGGCCTCGGCCTGGCCGCATTCGACGGCTTCTTCTCCGCTTAA
- the LOC133910449 gene encoding vegetative cell wall protein gp1-like, translating into MIRPALVLPLVLVTFLAIANAQNYTAPVPSPLPESPPPPSPPPPEAIPPPPPPSSPPPPVASPPPSPLPSPPPPAASPPPPPPPASNWTPVANVNDPAIQQVAQFAVRIYALSTTDLKMTLVNVVSGETQPYNGGYYYRLVITVSGGKKAKYVYDVMVWGIIGTQQWKLLSFTPK; encoded by the coding sequence ATGATCAGGCCCGCCCTTGTACTTCCTCTcgtgctcgtcaccttccttgCCATCGCCAACGCCCAAAACTACACGGCGCCCGTACCGAGCCCACTACCGGAAAGCCCGCCTCCTccgtcgccaccgccaccgGAGGCAatcccgcctcctcctccaccgtcgTCGCCACCGCCACCGGTGGCTAGCCCTCCTCCATCTCCGCTGCCGTCTCCACCGCCACCGGCGGCtagccctcctccgccgccgccgccggcgtccaACTGGACGCCCGTGGCGAACGTGAACGATCCGGCGATCCAGCAGGTCGCTCAGTTCGCCGTGCGCATCTACGCGCTCAGCACGACGGACCTGAAGATGACGCTCGTGAACGTCGTCAGCGGCGAGACCCAGCCGTACAACGGCGGGTACTACTACCGTCTGGTGATCACGGTATCCGGTGGCAAGAAGGCGAAGTACGTATACGACGTCATGGTCTGGGGCATCATTGGGACGCAACAATGGAAGCTCCTGTCCTTCACGCCCAAGTAA